In Arthrobacter sp. CDRTa11, one DNA window encodes the following:
- the serB gene encoding phosphoserine phosphatase SerB has product MTSNVTAVSYGLKLTPGELEQLRSLLIENGASVHDESRAADSRYEVHTAELGLPEATHAGIAALRRAVAGASEDGPERAMDTAIVPSGLRNAPRKLLIMDVDSTLIQQEVIELLAAYAGKREEVAAVTEAAMRGELDFAQSLHARVAVLAGLPSDVVDAVRREVKLSAGAAELVAAFKAAGHVVAVVSGGFNQILEPIADELGLDYWMANELEIVDGALTGKVLGAVIDRAAKEKYLREWAAAEGIPMEHTIAVGDGANDLDMLGAAGIGVAFNAKPAVRAVADSAINMPYLDAVRHIAGV; this is encoded by the coding sequence ATGACTTCGAACGTGACTGCGGTCAGCTACGGCCTCAAACTGACCCCAGGGGAGCTGGAACAGCTGCGTTCCCTCCTGATCGAAAACGGTGCATCCGTTCACGACGAATCCCGTGCCGCGGACAGCCGGTATGAGGTTCACACCGCGGAACTGGGCCTCCCGGAGGCTACCCATGCCGGCATCGCCGCCCTGCGGAGGGCCGTGGCAGGAGCCTCAGAGGACGGACCGGAGAGGGCCATGGACACCGCGATTGTGCCGTCGGGGTTGCGAAATGCTCCCCGCAAGCTGCTGATCATGGATGTTGACTCAACGCTGATCCAGCAGGAAGTCATTGAGCTCCTTGCGGCCTATGCAGGCAAGCGGGAGGAAGTCGCCGCGGTGACAGAAGCCGCCATGCGCGGCGAACTTGATTTCGCACAGAGCCTGCATGCCAGGGTTGCCGTCCTCGCCGGCCTCCCGTCGGACGTCGTCGACGCCGTCCGCAGGGAAGTGAAGCTGAGCGCGGGAGCTGCCGAACTGGTGGCTGCCTTCAAGGCCGCCGGTCACGTCGTCGCCGTCGTTTCCGGCGGGTTCAACCAGATCCTGGAGCCGATCGCCGACGAACTGGGGCTGGACTACTGGATGGCCAATGAGCTCGAAATCGTCGACGGTGCCTTGACCGGCAAAGTGCTCGGGGCGGTCATTGACCGGGCCGCCAAGGAAAAATACCTGCGCGAATGGGCCGCGGCCGAGGGCATCCCGATGGAGCACACCATCGCCGTGGGCGATGGCGCCAACGACCTGGACATGCTGGGTGCCGCAGGAATAGGCGTTGCCTTCAACGCCAAGCCCGCGGTTCGCGCCGTTGCTGATTCGGCGATCAACATGCCGTACCTTGACGCCGTGCGCCACATCGCGGGCGTTTGA
- a CDS encoding ABC transporter ATP-binding protein, with protein MSEVLELAAVSVVRGAKTLLNKVDWQVKEGERWVILGPNGAGKTTLLQIAAARLHPTSGMAGILEEILGAVDVFELRPRIGLSSAALANQIPEHEKVLNVVVTAAYGVTGRWREGYERDDERRAFTLLNEWGMGPLLNRPFASLSEGERKRVQIARALMTDPELLLLDEPAAGLDLGGREDLVHRLSELAQDESAPAIVLVTHHLEEVPPGFTHAMLLRDANVVAAGPIADVLTAAHLSQTFGLDLDVTVTGGRYTATARR; from the coding sequence ATGAGTGAAGTTCTTGAATTGGCCGCCGTCAGCGTTGTCCGTGGAGCCAAAACGCTTCTGAACAAGGTGGACTGGCAGGTCAAGGAGGGCGAGCGTTGGGTCATCCTGGGCCCCAACGGCGCCGGCAAGACCACGCTCCTTCAGATTGCTGCCGCGCGGCTTCATCCGACCAGCGGCATGGCCGGCATCCTGGAGGAAATCCTGGGTGCTGTGGACGTGTTTGAGCTCCGTCCCCGCATTGGGCTCTCCTCCGCCGCGCTGGCCAACCAGATCCCCGAGCATGAGAAAGTCCTCAACGTTGTGGTGACGGCCGCCTATGGCGTAACCGGCCGCTGGCGTGAGGGCTATGAGCGCGACGACGAACGCCGGGCCTTCACCCTGCTGAACGAATGGGGCATGGGACCGCTGCTCAACCGGCCCTTCGCCTCCCTGTCCGAAGGTGAGCGCAAGCGTGTGCAGATCGCCCGTGCCCTGATGACAGATCCGGAACTTCTGCTCCTCGACGAGCCGGCCGCCGGCCTGGACCTTGGCGGGCGCGAAGACCTGGTGCACCGCCTCAGTGAGCTGGCCCAGGACGAGTCGGCGCCGGCCATCGTCCTGGTCACCCACCACCTTGAAGAGGTCCCGCCCGGATTCACCCATGCCATGCTGCTCCGCGACGCGAATGTTGTGGCCGCCGGACCCATCGCCGACGTGCTGACCGCCGCCCACCTGAGCCAGACTTTCGGGCTGGACCTTGACGTCACCGTCACCGGGGGCCGCTACACCGCCACCGCCCGCCGCTAA
- a CDS encoding sulfite exporter TauE/SafE family protein: MDLLSSTFVTFAGLWAGTINAVVGSGTLVTFPVLIALGVTPVVASMSNAMGLVAGTAAGAWGYRRELTGRGRQLLRLLPASLLGGISGAWLLLHLPERVFHFVAPVLLVMALLMVLFQPRLQSWVLNREVNPEHAIRDKRHGFLLVVLVYLAGVYGGYFVAAQGILLVGILGIFLTGTIQNANAMKNILVLGVNFVAAVSYLLFAFDRINWLVVLLIAVSSTVGGLLGSRVGRRLSPAVLRGIIFALGLMALGFMIANLLK; this comes from the coding sequence GTGGACCTTCTCAGCAGTACCTTTGTGACCTTCGCCGGCCTCTGGGCAGGCACCATCAACGCCGTCGTAGGGTCCGGCACCCTGGTGACCTTCCCGGTGCTGATCGCCCTCGGCGTCACTCCCGTTGTGGCATCCATGAGCAACGCCATGGGCCTGGTGGCCGGCACCGCCGCCGGCGCGTGGGGCTACCGCCGTGAACTCACGGGCCGCGGCAGGCAACTGCTCAGGCTGCTGCCGGCCTCGTTGCTGGGAGGGATCTCCGGAGCCTGGCTGCTCCTCCACCTCCCGGAGAGGGTCTTCCACTTCGTGGCCCCTGTGCTGCTGGTCATGGCCCTTCTTATGGTCCTTTTCCAGCCGCGGCTGCAGTCCTGGGTGCTCAACCGCGAGGTGAATCCTGAGCATGCCATTCGGGACAAGCGCCATGGGTTTCTCCTGGTGGTGCTGGTCTACCTCGCCGGCGTATATGGCGGGTATTTTGTCGCGGCCCAGGGAATCCTGCTGGTTGGCATCCTGGGGATATTCCTGACCGGAACCATCCAGAACGCCAACGCCATGAAGAACATCCTGGTTCTGGGCGTGAACTTCGTCGCGGCCGTCTCCTACCTGCTGTTCGCCTTTGACCGGATCAACTGGCTGGTGGTGCTCCTGATCGCCGTCAGCTCCACGGTGGGGGGACTCCTGGGCTCGAGGGTCGGCAGGCGCCTGTCGCCCGCCGTGCTGCGGGGGATTATCTTCGCGCTCGGCCTGATGGCGCTGGGCTTTATGATTGCCAATCTGCTGAAATAA
- a CDS encoding TrmH family RNA methyltransferase encodes MTIHYLESAGDPRVSDYTQLTDVHLRKLREPAEGMYIAESSRVLRRALAAGHTPRSFFLAEKWLDDLQDILGSYPDVPAFIGSAALLEEITGFHLHRGAMAAMQRPAPVPLAELLAGARRVAVLEDIVDHTNVGCSKMSGVDPERRGRSRIAVLENLTDHTNVGAVFRSAAAIGVDAVLVTPQCADPLYRRSIRVSMGTVFQVPWTRIESWPEDVGLLKEAGYVLAGMTLGEGAITLDELVAEDHENLALVFGTEGEGLTPETDRVLDRRVTIPMMNGVDSLNVAASSAVAFYATR; translated from the coding sequence GTGACAATCCACTACCTTGAGTCCGCCGGGGATCCCCGTGTCTCGGACTACACACAGCTGACGGATGTGCACCTGCGAAAACTACGCGAGCCCGCCGAGGGTATGTACATAGCGGAGTCCTCCCGCGTGCTGCGCCGGGCACTGGCGGCGGGCCACACGCCGCGTTCCTTTTTCCTCGCGGAGAAGTGGCTTGATGACCTGCAGGACATCCTCGGCTCCTATCCGGACGTCCCGGCTTTCATCGGCAGTGCGGCACTGCTGGAGGAAATCACCGGCTTCCACCTGCACCGCGGCGCCATGGCGGCGATGCAGCGCCCGGCGCCCGTCCCGCTTGCGGAACTGCTCGCAGGCGCGCGGCGGGTGGCAGTCCTGGAGGACATTGTGGACCACACCAACGTCGGGTGTTCCAAAATGTCGGGCGTCGATCCTGAGAGACGAGGGCGTTCGAGGATCGCAGTGCTTGAAAATCTGACTGATCATACAAACGTAGGCGCGGTTTTTCGCAGCGCCGCGGCGATCGGCGTCGATGCCGTGCTGGTGACGCCGCAGTGCGCCGACCCCCTTTACCGCCGCTCGATCCGAGTGTCCATGGGCACGGTGTTCCAGGTGCCGTGGACGCGGATCGAGTCATGGCCCGAGGACGTCGGGCTGCTGAAGGAGGCTGGCTATGTCTTGGCGGGGATGACGCTGGGGGAGGGGGCGATCACGCTGGACGAGCTGGTCGCCGAGGACCATGAGAACCTAGCGCTGGTCTTCGGTACTGAGGGGGAGGGGCTTACCCCGGAGACGGATCGGGTGCTCGACCGGCGGGTCACCATCCCGATGATGAACGGCGTGGACTCTCTCAATGTCGCTGCCTCGTCGGCCGTCGCTTTCTATGCGACGCGGTAG
- a CDS encoding NAD(P)-binding protein translates to MRGRIEADYLVVGAGTAGMVFTDRILAHSDATVAIVDRRHAPGGHWQDAYPFVRLHQPANLYGVESVPFGADRRDVSGTNAGMYELAGPSEICAHFEEAMTRVFLPTGRVVYLPECEFVDEGRIVSRLDGRTVPVTVRRRVVDARYLEGRIPATSAPPFAVAEGVRCIPTGGLARLAHPAGRFTVIGAGKTALDTCVWLLERGVDPADVTWIKPREGWWPNRRYLQPHDLVVDQYVANAAQIEAMAQATTVDDLFARLDEQGILLRVDPSVPPTMFHGAIVGEAEIALLRRIEDVVRLGHVRTVERDRIILDDGIIPTTRDTLHLHCAASGLVRPPLRPIFGPGRITLQPMFWGTVSFQYAMLGVVEAELHDDDQKNELCRPLHLWDRNVDFLISYAALMANARARGQHPAVSAWSRTSRLYPFAELERYADDPRLPEARGRSRAHAAGALSNLPRLIASA, encoded by the coding sequence GTGCGAGGGCGCATCGAAGCCGACTATCTGGTGGTCGGCGCTGGGACAGCGGGGATGGTCTTCACCGACCGGATCCTCGCGCATTCGGATGCCACGGTCGCGATCGTCGATCGCCGGCACGCGCCCGGGGGACACTGGCAGGACGCATATCCGTTCGTTCGGCTGCACCAGCCCGCGAACCTCTACGGCGTCGAATCCGTGCCATTCGGAGCCGACAGGCGCGACGTCAGCGGCACGAACGCAGGCATGTACGAGCTGGCCGGCCCGAGCGAGATCTGCGCGCACTTCGAAGAGGCGATGACGCGGGTCTTCCTGCCGACCGGTCGTGTAGTCTACCTGCCCGAGTGCGAGTTCGTTGACGAGGGTCGGATCGTCTCCCGTCTGGACGGCCGCACCGTGCCCGTCACCGTGCGCCGCCGCGTGGTGGATGCGAGGTACCTCGAGGGCCGCATCCCCGCCACCTCCGCCCCGCCGTTCGCTGTGGCCGAGGGAGTCCGCTGCATCCCCACCGGTGGGCTAGCCCGACTCGCCCACCCGGCCGGACGCTTCACGGTGATCGGCGCGGGAAAGACCGCCCTCGACACGTGTGTGTGGCTTCTCGAGCGGGGTGTGGATCCCGCCGACGTCACGTGGATCAAACCGCGTGAGGGATGGTGGCCGAATCGACGCTACCTGCAGCCGCACGACCTTGTCGTCGACCAGTACGTCGCGAACGCCGCGCAGATCGAGGCCATGGCCCAAGCGACGACGGTTGACGATCTCTTCGCACGGCTCGACGAACAGGGAATCCTGCTGCGGGTCGATCCCTCGGTGCCACCCACAATGTTCCACGGCGCGATCGTCGGAGAAGCCGAGATCGCCCTCCTCCGGCGAATCGAGGATGTCGTCCGCCTCGGTCACGTGCGTACTGTCGAGCGCGACCGCATCATCCTCGACGACGGTATCATCCCCACGACACGCGACACGCTGCACCTCCACTGCGCGGCGTCGGGGCTCGTCCGGCCGCCACTCCGTCCGATCTTCGGGCCTGGCCGCATCACGCTTCAGCCGATGTTCTGGGGCACCGTCTCGTTCCAGTACGCGATGCTTGGCGTCGTCGAAGCCGAACTCCACGACGACGACCAGAAGAACGAGCTGTGCCGCCCGCTGCACCTCTGGGATCGGAATGTCGACTTCCTCATCTCCTACGCCGCGCTGATGGCGAACGCCCGGGCTCGCGGCCAGCATCCGGCCGTGTCCGCTTGGTCGCGCACGAGCCGACTGTATCCTTTCGCCGAGCTGGAGCGTTACGCCGACGACCCACGCCTCCCCGAGGCTCGCGGGCGCAGCCGAGCCCATGCCGCCGGAGCGCTCTCCAACCTCCCCCGGCTCATCGCCTCGGCGTGA
- a CDS encoding type B 50S ribosomal protein L31, protein MKSDIHPKYEAVVFNDLASGVKFLTKSTVSSKKTIEWEDGNTYPVIDVEISSESHPFYTGKQRIMDSAGRVERFNARFKGFGGKK, encoded by the coding sequence ATGAAGTCTGATATCCACCCGAAGTACGAAGCTGTTGTTTTCAACGACCTGGCTTCCGGCGTCAAGTTCCTGACCAAGTCCACCGTGTCTTCCAAGAAGACCATCGAGTGGGAAGACGGTAACACCTACCCGGTCATCGACGTCGAAATCTCCTCCGAGTCCCACCCGTTCTACACGGGTAAGCAGCGCATCATGGACTCTGCAGGCCGCGTCGAGCGCTTCAACGCTCGCTTCAAGGGCTTCGGCGGCAAGAAGTAA
- a CDS encoding lipoate--protein ligase family protein — protein sequence MTQPMPRPVPPSPGTAANRHGEYKVPGGKLVVVDLDVVDGFLSNVSLSGDFFLEPDDALPAMNQALAGLPETATAAELSAAVSASLPPGAVLFGFSADAVAVTVRRALAKATSWSDHHWNVIAPTVLPTHINVALDEVLTEEVGAGRRNPTLRFWDWEEPSVVIGSFQSVRNEIDPDGVSRHGITVVRRISGGGAMFMEAGNCITYSLYLPQTLVDGISFADSYAFLDAWVMAALEKLGISAFYVPLNDIATEQGKIGGAAQKRLANGGMLHHVTMSYDIDADKMVEVLRIGKEKLSDKGTRSAKKRVDPLRRQTGLARTEIISAMMEVFTERYAATPSELTEAELTAARERVASKFGTAEWLNRVP from the coding sequence ATGACGCAGCCTATGCCCCGCCCCGTTCCCCCCTCTCCCGGAACGGCAGCAAACCGCCACGGCGAGTACAAGGTGCCCGGCGGCAAGCTGGTGGTGGTGGATCTCGACGTCGTGGACGGTTTCCTGTCCAACGTCTCCCTCAGCGGGGATTTCTTCCTGGAGCCCGATGACGCACTGCCGGCCATGAACCAGGCCCTGGCCGGGCTCCCCGAAACGGCGACGGCGGCAGAGCTGTCCGCCGCCGTGTCAGCGTCCCTGCCGCCGGGCGCCGTCCTGTTCGGCTTCTCCGCGGATGCTGTGGCGGTCACTGTCCGCCGCGCCCTGGCAAAGGCTACGTCCTGGTCAGACCACCACTGGAACGTCATCGCTCCCACCGTGCTGCCCACACACATCAACGTCGCGTTGGACGAAGTGCTGACCGAGGAGGTGGGCGCCGGCCGGCGCAACCCCACGCTGCGCTTCTGGGACTGGGAGGAACCCTCGGTGGTGATCGGCAGCTTCCAGTCGGTCCGCAATGAGATAGACCCCGACGGCGTTTCCCGGCACGGCATCACCGTGGTCCGCAGGATCAGCGGCGGGGGAGCGATGTTCATGGAAGCCGGCAACTGCATCACGTACTCCCTGTACCTTCCACAGACGCTGGTGGACGGCATCAGCTTCGCGGACTCCTACGCATTCCTTGATGCCTGGGTGATGGCCGCCCTGGAGAAGCTCGGGATCAGCGCCTTCTACGTGCCGCTGAACGATATCGCCACGGAACAGGGGAAGATCGGCGGTGCAGCCCAGAAGCGCCTCGCCAACGGCGGCATGCTTCACCACGTGACCATGAGCTATGACATCGACGCCGACAAAATGGTGGAAGTGCTGCGCATCGGCAAGGAGAAGCTCTCGGACAAGGGGACGCGCAGCGCCAAAAAACGCGTTGATCCGCTCCGGCGGCAGACGGGGCTGGCGCGCACGGAGATCATCTCGGCCATGATGGAGGTTTTCACCGAAAGGTATGCTGCCACCCCTTCTGAACTTACCGAAGCGGAACTCACGGCTGCCCG